A single region of the Sorghum bicolor cultivar BTx623 chromosome 7, Sorghum_bicolor_NCBIv3, whole genome shotgun sequence genome encodes:
- the LOC8067946 gene encoding uncharacterized protein LOC8067946, whose product MCRKMSFLAKLQEDCQLMPNGNFEFSWIEREYNGINLMPKVRHQVDESCVFQAICAGTEMAIKRNAALRSPPAISDIEFNTSSFVKDYENHTDRKIGDESSQDLPVDVREETAITLFRNNGVLATSNDWEGEQRVKSQCLKQRLLQFDRIADHIKNARPVVGSFPVDRDFLRLGPDEIYEYRGNSREVDYSHMVLFVGYGFEGGLDGKKYLIFMNSYGEEFGDRGFGRVYFADIFRDRLYVMYATAPRIIQDPNVSTSAHKREPTQDHDDRPAQRLRLSGDDSSVGGQHPRTLPGD is encoded by the coding sequence ATGTGCAGGAAAATGTCATTCCTAGCCAAATTGCAGGAAGATTGTCAACTAATGCCAAATGGAAACTTTGAGTTTTCCTGGATCGAGAGGGAATACAATGGAATCAACCTCATGCCAAAGGTACGTCATCAGGTGGATGAGTCGTGCGTGTTCCAGGCCATCTGTGCTGGAACAGAGATGGCCATCAAGAGAAACGCGGCATTGAGAAGTCCTCCAGCCATCTCTGATATTGAGTTCAATACCAGTTCTTTCGTCAAGGATTACGAGAATCATACCGACCGCAAAATTGGTGATGAGTCTTCTCAAGACCTTCCTGTGGATGTGCGTGAAGAAACTGCTATAACTCTCTTCCGCAACAATGGTGTGTTGGCAACATCTAATGATTGGGAAGGCGAACAGAGAGTTAAGTCACAGTGTCTCAAACAAAGGCTACTGCAGTTTGACAGGATAGCTGATCACATAAAGAATGCTAGACCAGTTGTCGGATCTTTTCCAGTTGATAGAGATTTCTTGAGATTAGGGCCCGATGAAATTTATGAGTACCGTGGTAATTCTAGGGAAGTAGACTACTCCCACATGGTCCTATTTGTGGGATATGGTTTTGAGGGTGGTCTAGATGGGAAGAAATATCTTATTTTTATGAACAGTTATGGTGAAGAGTTTGGTGACAGAGGGTTCGGCCGTGTATATTTTGCTGATATATTTAGAGATCGTTTATATGTGATGTATGCAACTGCTCCAAGAATTATCCAAGACCCCAATGTCTCCACCTCTGCTCACAAAAGAGAACCTACTCAAGACCATGATGATCGTCCAGCTCAACGTCTACGACTCAGCGGTGATGACTCATCGGTAGGCGGGCAACATCCTCGGACCTTGCCGGGTGACTAG